A single Polyodon spathula isolate WHYD16114869_AA chromosome 6, ASM1765450v1, whole genome shotgun sequence DNA region contains:
- the c6h2orf50 gene encoding uncharacterized protein C2orf50 homolog, giving the protein MRNWFKMGSRQADLRRTTSAGYRLPERQAVDLTSATTTSTSRHTDNKSRTAESSGKNLPPAGNSDKRDAVKQDQIWKESVHAEWQGNKQWQRNWSFLKDFDQLGRPKAEEPLPEYVPVFSDKVPSTTNRTFGSRMNTDIGQTLIHKDSLLRGNRKKKLSQDLLPC; this is encoded by the exons ATGAGAAATTGGTTTAAGATGGGGAGCAGGCAAGCAGATTTAAGACGAACAACCTCAGCAGGGTACCGTTTACCAGAAAGACAAGCCGTTGATCTAACGTCAGCCACCACCACCTCTACCAGCAGACATACAGACAACAAGAGCAGAACAGCAGAGTCTTCTGGAAAGAACCTTCCTCCAGCCGGGAATTCTGATAAACGAGATGCTGTGAAACAAGACCAGATCTGGAAAGAATCTGTTCACGCAGAATGGCAAGGAAACAAACAATG gcAAAGGAACTGGAGCTTTCTGAAAGATTTTGATCAACTG GGAAGACCAAAAGCAGAAGAGCCCTTGCCAGAGTATGTACCAGTGTTCTCAGATAAAGTTCCAAGTACGACGAACCGTACCTTTGGCAGCAGGATGAACACAGACATCGGACAGACGCTAATACACAAGGACAGTCTCCTGAGAGGCAACAGGAAAAAGAAACTTAGTCAAGACTTGCTTCCCTGCTAG
- the si:dkey-90m5.4 gene encoding leucine-rich alpha-2-glycoprotein, which yields MEGTMKIYLVIVAWCCSTVLSCPDHCTCNSSANGTAVICSSVSLEAFPSGLPSNTVSLSIEFTNLSTISPELLKGVPSLEALHLSGNKISALPSGFLKDLPLLHTLDLTGNLLQDLPSEVFCGSSLQNLVLKGNQLMAVNPSWFQCLSNLTWLDLSDNRLGSVPLTALQHLPRLKILDLSDNKLEKLPQGALNDLPELERLHLSGNKLSVLAPKTFDQATNLTHLFLQENLLKKLPYGLFLKLQRLEVLDLSSNGLTTIPLGLFDKLEGLRGLSIQGLDVASNPFECDCKILYLWQWLNSNKEKVFFLKDIQCAMPEGLKGRMIASLTEKEVEGAC from the exons ATGGAAg GTACAATGAAGATATACCTTGTGATTGTAGCCTGGTGCTGCTCCACCGTGCTCTCCTGTCCAGATCACTGCACCTGCAATTCATCTGCTAATGGCACCGCCGTGATCTGCAGCTCAGTGTCCCTCGAAGCCTTCCCTTCGGGCCTCCCCAGTAACACTGTCTCGCTCTCTATTGAGTTCACTAACCTGAGCACCATCTCCCCAGAGCTTCTGAAGGGGGTGCCCAGCCTCGAAGCACTCCACCTGTCCGGAAACAAGATTAGCGCTCTACCCTCAGGCTTCCTCAAAGACCTCCCTCTGCTCCATACTCTCGACCTCACTGGCAACCTCCTGCAGGACCTGCCTTCGGAAGTCTTCTGCGGCTCATCACTGCAGAACCTGGTCCTCAAAGGCAACCAGCTCATGGCCGTCAACCCCTCCTGGTTCCAGTGTCTGAGCAACTTGACCTGGCTGGACCTGTCCGACAACAGGCTGGGCTCTGTCCCTCTGACTGCTCTCCAGCACCTACCCCGTCTGAAGATCCTCGACCTCAGTGACAACAAACTAGAAAAGCTTCCACAAGGTGCTTTGAATGACCTGCCAGAGCTGGAGAGATTGCACTTATCTGGCAATAAGCTCAGCGTCTTGGCTCCCAAAACCTTTGACCAGGCAACCAATCTCACCCACCTCTTCCTCCAGGAGAACTTGTTGAAGAAGCTGCCTTATGGTCTCTTCCTGAAGCTGCAGCGCTTGGAAGTTTTGGATCTCAGTAGCAATGGTCTGACCACAATCCCCCTGGGGCTGTTTGACAAGCTAGAAGGGCTCAGGGGACTCTCGATTCAAGGTCTGGATGTCGCCAGCAACCCCTTTGAGTGTGACTGCAAGATCCTCTACCTGTGGCAGTGGCTGAACAGCAACAAAGAAAAAGTGTTCTTCTTGAAGGATATCCAGTGTGCCATGCCTGAGGGTCTCAAAGGGAGAATGATCGCATCCCTAACAGAGAAAGAGGTAGAGGGGGCCTGCTGA